agggacagcctgtttgggagagcagcttggaaagaggtgggggtgccatcgccaccccacaagtccctgctgatcccagaaatttttctctgagccgtgggggggcagtgctgatgaggtcattttttAGTAAttaactgattggatagcaggagacctgtggctggaatggtgcttgtgaggtcacttccagctgagtagttgaaggggcagcagcaggtccccccAGGCACACagggccatgctgcccccaggcTCTGCGACACCCCGCACTGCCCtgcactgctgcccacaacatggtgccccaccgagggggaggggagggggctgcctgcagGGGTCACGCAGGGCcacagcattgccatggcatcgcccccagtgctgccctcctattggccggccagggcaggagggcggggctgcactgatggctgtgaggccccggggtgaggcagggaggccactcaggagctgcctcagccttggggcagggcaggggcagctgcagggggcagcagccgcgtggccggggtgtgggcagggaggtcacggctgtgtgcgagagctgtgccaggaaatcaccagtgtcaaattggttctgtgtcagcagctgacaggccagcaggaggcacgtggctcggctggtgaggatgaggtcacttctgcccgaggacctgatgggccagtagcaggagcaaggcttggatgttggtgcTGAGGTCACTTCaggttttactgagtgtgcccagaggagggaaTGAGGCCTGCAGagttctacagcaatacagaaatgcaactcataaatcaagcagaagtagatgataatgttccacaccctctgacacaaatgttattgtactccatcatcatgagttcgtagtgctacatttcaaatgaggacgatgttctctggtaaacgtagacatggagtttgactttgcagttCTTAAAACCTGCtacgggtggccagggagtccagctcgaatatttaggctgctaaatgaatctagcactggggtgagcagtggtgttagtaatctctgatttgcAGTGTTTGTGTGCTATAGAAATTCTGCCTCATCTAAACGTcaggggttgtgagattttccaTCAAGGTCGGAACGGCATCTTTGTCCTCTGATTCCTCgaggtgggaactgaagaggatccagactgtgcctggctgttgagaggaagtcccTGTTGCAAGGCCCTGGAGGACTAGAGGCAATTGGAAAGACTGGAGAAAGGGTCTGTGTGTTATCTGGGGCCCtctggggtgccctggctgctgccatgtgtggtgctgtgccctgtgtgtccccaaTGCACAGCCATGTCTTGGCTGGCAactctctgtgaggtgcaggacaGGGGTGCGGTGTGTCACCGTGGTGGAgctggctgaggtggggacaggcaatggccccagtgtcttggtgctgcacatgGGAAGAGCTGTCTGTAGAAAGCAGTGCTGTGCGCAGGGAGTGCCGCCAcactgaggggagattcctagagcttttgcattgtgaccactcttttttctctgactcgtgccccctgaggccttGATGGGattgtctccctgcagccctgaaaaatccaggtgccaatgagtggAGCATTGGGGGTCTATTGCttgctgaggaaagagagagaagtggtccttcctgcagcctgccccctggtgctggtttagaggagagctccttgtgccaaaaatgaggactaacaagttttgctctgccacaccccaagctccttcagtggatgactttgctggtgctctcggatTCTCtctgtgccgtgccatgccatgtgggaccctggaggcagagccttGGCTGGATTTTCCATGTGTCACGCGGACATTGCTGAAGCCTTctggcttgtctcaaggcttttcctgggagagaaatggcagcccttgctgagacaggggaatgcaaatgcttgagagcagcagaagccttatGCCCTTTTCCTcattggaagcctgcttgtgtgggactggtgccctggccctgtgcatgctgctcAGTGCGTGTGTGCGCTGCCATGTGGTCATTTGTGAGCCTCTGGAGCAAATGCagaggggggggggagtggtgccaaagagactggtccatctccattgaagccccaaagggcctctcagtggggaggctgtttgggtgagtgccttgagggcatgtgaggcaaaagcgagaggcaagagctggcctgctgagcccctgggagagcactgtgggtctgcttcctgggacAGATGATGGCCCCAATGTCTTGGTGCTGCGTGCAGAAAgacctgtctggagagagcagtgctgtgcatggggagccctgccaggctggggagctggggagcgttgcgaggtgaggaggtgccttggctggcagggcccaggctgccctggtggcatgagccaggtattctggcagcctgctgccttctgtgcgctgaggttcaggccttgagtttcctcagctcttgccaggatgtgcaggcagtaTGCTGATTAAAGGCgagagtgtttctgcttgctctgagatgaaaaCCTGGCATGCTTTTTCCccgctttcatctcatttgcttttcctagtgagaactttcctctgcagcagtgtttgctgagggaggaggaggctgtgggggttgctcattgctggctgggtgttagcatgctggcagctctttggaggagtgaaggccttgtggtgaggtggcctttggagatggcaggtgtgttcttgggagatgccTTCTAAGGGGGGCTGATGCCTTCTTGTGCACAATCtgcctagacaaggagtccctttgaggaggaaagcccaggcaagagtgctctgcaaaggatgtgcagcccaggtctctcttccttcctgtttccaTCTCTGCAAGTTCTTCCACCGTCCTGCTGGAGCGTGACcttcctgtgctgcagcagggaaacAAGAGAGCAGCCCatgtgcaggcatgagtgtgctaggtttCGTGTTGTTAGTTGCTGACACTGCTGCCATGGGCAAGGCGCTGTTTTTTGCCGGAGCTTTGTGTGgttgtgaggagccccacttagctctagatgcattgctgcgagtagctggaggcaagggagtggtggtgagcacagccatcctccaatGAGGCTCCTGCCTTTTCGGCCAGCTTTGCTGACCCTGAGTGCTTGAAGCATGTGACTCTTGTCCTTTTCCACCTGAGCGTTTTTGGagtttctgctccatttttgaGAGGCGATTCCttgagcttttgcattgtgaccactctttttctctgactcgtgccccctgaggccctgatggcatcgtctccctgcagccctgagaaaTCCAGGTGCTAATGGGTGGAACACTGGGAGTCAATAGCTtcctaaggaaagagagagaagtggtcctttttgcagcctgccccctggtgctggtttagaggagaacTCCTTCTACCAAAAATGAGGACTAACAAGCTTGGCTCTCCCACACCGCAactccttcagtgggtgactttactggtgctctcggactctccctgtgccatgccataTGGGACCCTGAAGGCTGAACCTTTGCTGGCTTGTGTATGTGTCATGtgcactgctgaagcctgctggtttgtctcaaggctttgcgtgggagagaaatggcagcccttgctgagacaggggaatgcaaatgcttgagagcagcagaagccttgtgccattttccttgtcGGAAGCCTGCTTGTCTAAGGCTGGTGCACTGATGCTGTGTGTGcaggtcagtgtgtgtgtgtgtgtgtgcctccatgtgttcattggtgagccacctGAGCAACGACTGAGAGAGGGCGAGTGGTGCCAAAGAATTTCAGCCTCCTCCACTGAAGCCCCAGAGGACCAGTCAGCAGGGAGGCTGGTTGGgggagtgccttgagggcatgtgaggcagaagagagaagcaagagctggcctgctgagcccctgggagagcacttgctctgtgcttcctggaggtgggaagtgaccaAGCCCAGGGTTGTGACTGGGTGTTCAGAGGAAGGGGCTGTTGCAAGGTCTTGGAGGACTACAAGCAAATTGAAGGCATGGAGCGTtggctttgtttgttttggggcccCTGGGGGTCACCTGTCTGCCGCCATGTCTGGTTGTGTCCCTtgtgtgtccctgctgcagaggcacatgttggctggcaaccctctgtgaggcatGAGGGAGGTGGagcgtgtcacagtggtgggctGCCCTGTGGCAGGGACAGGTGGAGGCCACAGCGTCTTGGTGCTCTgcgtgggaggaggtgtttggagagagcagtgctgtgtgaggGGAGCCTTGCCAGGCTGGGGAACTGGGGAGCACTGCAAGGTGAGGACCTGACTTCACTCCCAGGGTCCAGTgtgccatcatggtgtccttctcAGGGATGTGGTGTGGGGACTGtgggtgaccatgttccctccctggagcatcctggtgtgagccagggatgctctcGGTTTGCTAGTtcctgtcagctgaggttcaggcttgtaGTTTCTGAAGCTCTTGGTTCTTCCCTGAATCTTTGGGATTGTACTGACTcttctggagaaagtcatcttctcactCCTTAATGGCTTtttgttgaatctggaccctcattgcatcctCCCACCCCAGACACTaagccattccagtccctcagagaGCTGGGGAGGTAATGAAAGGAGTCAGAGTCATATCTGCACCTTGTGTCtgcccagacccttgcagacagcggAGATGCTACCTCAcaggaagtcaggcctctcagggcaATCGGTGGCTCTGAGGCGCCTGTCCTTGGCcagcagtggaggcagcagctgcaaagcCACTGGTACCTTGGGACCCAAACTGGCGCCCCAggcgaggcagctccttcttctgcccccacagcccagcagcaggagggTAGAGGGGTGGGGGTAGATGGGAGCAGGAAGGAGGGGCCCCAGGGCTGCCCGGGGCcgtggtgcctcacagcccctgtggggaaggagccagctctggtctgggttcaaacccttgagttttgttttctttgaatttcatacttgaccctatttaagcctagaagcctcttttcGTACCTactggtgtttattttgacaaaggcacctatgtgcgtTCTagcctggtagcctagaacatcctccgagaaattgaactctacttgcatcttgtactgtgaccaaccaatcaattcctacaatggaagaaggttcagggaagaatgTAGGCTGTAATGGACCACAGCTGCCACGAAAAAAGCAGGTGCACAAAGGGTGCtgagaaccagagggtggcctttttttttaagacactcttcagactcatgcaaacacctgaaggctggaaataaatccttgcaggagcagaaataattatcggtagagagaatgtgcaccccacctgagctgcaactggactagcaagccttgctggtttgaaccactggtttgctactttctcctttcccagagaaatgccatctgataatggatcacatttgaagaataaagaaagaactGCAAACGTGGTGTGCTTCAGACAGAGGGCAGTAGACTTTccacctatggtatcaacctccaagtaatggggtagtagaaagatggagtggacgacagaaacaacagctgcacaagagtgactcttctctcatagaatacttcgaagtggggatcccacttgtgagaagttgtaaggtggctaaataagtgacaaactgccacgggaagtcccatagatgaggggtttgtgtcagtggctgcatgaattcctgttaaaacagaaataaaaccctatcaaagtcctggagatgaggttgtggttaaacatccagctcagggataaatctgggtgactctgctctttcacCATGGAAAAGGactatgggatgctgtagacaatgaagagagtaatttaactgtaagtgaggcctgggttatgtccaagacctgggtgtcttctcttgcagggagatgtggtgttacctgctaactgtgggaacactgataactggaaaaaacacctgaaacgtgtctctaacaggttctgccttttcacgttgcccatgggacaactcaggtattgaagatcagtcacaagccatcttcaaaactatagttagaagagaaacaccatctgtaatagcacgaggtcaaggactgattgtAGCCAATCATGTTACACTAACCGAAAgagctaaagttagtctaaacgtAGCtctatgtaataacacactgaatgggaagctgcacatggttatgACAAtagagtgagatgggtactccagacatggaaggcaacaaaagccattgtgatgggacctatggttttgaccaaatcaccacgcagacttctggttaacttctcatatgactgaacaaacaatgtctttttttgcactatttaatccatcagtatcacttggagtaaccttgcatcaactcgacagctttctcaagcagaacaccaaggttactcaacattggttggaaactggaaaatgaaaaatggttacaggaaagggaaggaacgataaTGTATGATACAATGAACAGATTCGGTTAATGAAAGTGTCCAGCaaaagagcagcctgccctgagttgacacacgtagaaacaggttttcatttcttcctccctgcaagcacccaatggctcctttgctcttctccagagacatccctgttctccagagagcctttccccaggtcagtgtgtccatgctggcctgcccagccaacctgcacccctccactgtgctccctgggctgccggtggtgctctgcagggcaaggaggctgtggggccctggggtgactccacactggccaggctggtcagggtagacccgcCTGGCCCAGCATcgctgcacctgacaacccctccccaggcatctgtggctgtggaagatgctcagagcaatcacaaggcatttccaatggctcaggatggggtcagatgtgccattagatccagccatggttttcattgttggtgacatgaaccacccttgaggctgctttccctgtgcctgatgagtccccactgcctctcctgaggttgcagagcctgatttggtgcattccttggtttggcccttgactttgggtgactccacttggttttgggagtctccactcactgcccatcccaggcacatcctatccctggagatcccctgtgctcacctggtggctccttattgccttccagaaggatgggcatctctcaccagccctctaatatttgagacagtccccagcagaaacctcctgagcactcaccctctccagggccactgggcacccccaagtgaaggctgaatccagccctcattccctcacacatcaccctatgagcacatcctccttagcccatggaaaacacaggcacAGCAAAAGGGCCattttgggtgcaattccctgagcgcattcttggctccagcttgggaagaaaagcccagtcttcaggcagtgtactgatgaaacccccttttattacagagatgctgcaagggaggccagctctgacacagtgctcggcagatttacagaaagcctctgagtcagacagatggggtttgtacCTCTGGAGAAGAGGGacgaattcagacatttgtgtacaaacacacttatcacagatagaatgccccaaccacaaatgttgcttgaaatcacttggaaatcacttgtgaggagagatgggcagcttattgctgctgaaacagtgccaactgaaccagtttcttcagtgcctccttgagttccttgtttctcatgctgtagatgagagggttcactgttggaggcaccactgcatacagcatggccagcaccagatccagagccggggatgagagggaggagggcttcaggtaggcaaaggagccagtgctgacaaacagggagaccacggccaggtgagggaggcacatggaaaaggctttgtgtcgtccgtgctcagagggcatcctcagcacagcagtgaagatctgcacgtaggacagcacaatgaaaatgaaacacccaaaggctaaacaggcactaaccaccagaagcccaacttccctgaggtaggagtctgagcaggagagcttgagggtctgtgggatttcacagaagaactgctccaagatattgccttggcagagtggtattgaaaacgtgttagcagtgtgcaggagagcattgagaaaaccactggcccaggcagctgctgccattttgacacaagctctgctgcccatgatggtcccatagtgcaggggtctgcagatggcaacatagcggtcataggccatgacagtgaggagataatactctgctgcaagtaaaaaaaggaaggaaaatatctgtgcagcacatcctgagtaggaaatggccctggtgtccctcagggaattggccatggatttggggacagtgttggagatggtgccaaggtcaaggagggagaggttgaggaggaagaagtacatgggggtgtggaggcggtggtcgcaggctaccacagtgatgatgaggccgttgcccaggagggcagccaggtagatgcccaggaagagcgagaaatgcaggagctgcagctcccacttgtccgcaaatgccaggaggaggaactcgttgagggagctgctgttggacattttgctctgtctgggcatgggggaccatgcaaaggagaaaagacattgagaagttaggagagatttttcaagcaaagaaacccccaaatcttgcaggtctcatacaaaccccccactttgcctctctctttaccgagaggatctttgtgcagttcccatgcttgagctccgctttgcattggctgagtgtgctgtgaggagcagggatgtCTGCCCATGGACTCCACCGGAGTCAACTGTActttaaagcagtgggcacaggggaatgggggtgactaacTCTGACATTCAcgctttctgtcaggtgaaatccactcatcatttagaagggcttttcagcatcttctcacTGAAcactaaagaatgaggtttgaggaacagagtttcagggattttttattttatttcagatggTCTTGTTACCCCTGCGGAGTGTTCCTCCAAGGTAGAAATTCTTGGGATTTCTACTGAGTACTGaaaaaaaaggattcactgtcccttgttgcagagtgaggacagctagttgGTCTtttagtctcgttcccagctgtcctgtgcttccacaTCTTCGAGGTGGAGGATGATCGCACTCAAATGCTGCCCTGGAGAGAAACCAGTCCccgctgagagcagacgagtccagtttcaaagtgcacatctccaaacttctcaccctttctccgggcacctcagggagatctccacactccccttctagccaaggacacacagggctctttgcagatgcccacatacagcctcccaccaccatctccatactcgcagcatctctgcaccttcctcatggggctctcagatatcacagaagtgctatgagacagcagtgcctttctagagggcagatggcagcctggcaggacaccacagggaaacggtcaaaggaccaTAAGGACAGAACATGAGCTCTCCTTAAGGGAGGATCAGCTcagttcccagccccacagactgcatttcctggagctccacaggtttgAAGGAGACTGGggccacctcattcccatgcagacccctctgttccacaacttgcagcatcagtgtctgaactgcagctgaaaacccccaaccccagaaagcccaagaacaagaacaggagcatcatggacaggaggggaaagaaggagcagcaccatgatcctgctgctaaggacgcaaggagagagacagagaggcattctggaaagccttccccttacccagctgggcatgccacctcgcagatggcgaCATTGCAGGACAttctctctcagcccctttgtcaggcagcatgaaatgggcccatagcaggagagatgcccctctcctctgccagaggtctggctgcagaggaggtggctcatggcctgcagttccctctcattccctgcccatccctgctgcatggagctagcctgctggcagctctttctctgtcacaacatcttctcccggtcagtgctcacagacaccatcccacctgctgggtgctcagctctgccctgcagaacctCCCACATCagagcactgtctaggggcatctctgtgcacgcacgtcctaaggagcaggtcacataaactcctgtgagaccacaaaggtg
The DNA window shown above is from Apteryx mantelli isolate bAptMan1 chromosome 11, bAptMan1.hap1, whole genome shotgun sequence and carries:
- the LOC136993067 gene encoding olfactory receptor 14C36-like; the encoded protein is LNEFLLLAFADKWELQLLHFSLFLGIYLAALLGNGLIITVVACDHRLHTPMYFFLLNLSLLDLGTISNTVPKSMANSLRDTRAISYSGCAAQIFSFLFLLAAEYYLLTVMAYDRYVAICRPLHYGTIMGSRACVKMAAAAWASGFLNALLHTANTFSIPLCQGNILEQFFCEIPQTLKLSCSDSYLREVGLLVVSACLAFGCFIFIVLSYVQIFTAVLRMPSEHGRHKAFSMCLPHLAVVSLFVSTGSFAYLKPSSLSSPALDLVLAMLYAVVPPTVNPLIYSMRNKELKEALKK